GTAGGACGGGGTCGCCGATGGTTCGGATGGCGCGCATGGTCATGTCTGGGAGGGTATCGCCGGCGTGGTGGTGGGGTCAGGCGGTGGTGAGGGTGGCGCGTAGGGGTGCGGCTTTGGCGGCGGCTTCGGCGACTTCGGCGGTGGGGTCGCTGTGCCAGGTGATGCCGCCGCCGGCCCAGAGGTGGAGGCGGTGGGTGTCGGCGGCGGCGGTGCGGATGGTGAGGCCGAGGTCGAGGTGGCCGGGGGTGATCCAGCCGAGGGCGCCCATGCTGGCGCCGCGGCCGACGGGTTCGAGGGTGGCGATCTGGTGGAGGGCGGCGTGTTTGGGTGCGCCGGTGACGGATCCGCCGGGGCAGATGGCGCGGAGGAGGTCGGCGAGGCCGAGGCCGTCGGCGAGGGTGGCGGAGATGGTGGATTCGGCTTGCCAGAGGTTGCACCAGCGGCGGATGGCGTAGAGGTCGTCGACGGTGACGGTGCCGGTGCGGGCGACGCGGGCGAGGTCGTTGCGTTCGAGGTCGACGATCATGATGTGTTCGGCGCGTTCTTTGGTGGAGGTGAGGAGGTCGTGGCGGCCGGTGGGGGTGGCGGGTCGGGTGCCTTTGATGGGTCGGGTGGTGAGGCGGGTGCCGGTGATTTCGATGAGGGTTTCCGGGGAGGCGCAGCCGAGGGCCCAGCCGGGGCCGGTGAGGGTGCCGCCGTAGCGGGCGCCGGGTAGGGCGCCGAGGCGGGTGAGGGCGGGTAGGGGGTCGCCGGTGTAGGGGGCGCTGGCGTGGCCGACGAGGTTGGTCTGGTAGACGGTGCCGTGGCTGATGGCGGTGCGGACGGTGTCGATGGCGTGGGCGTGGGTGGTGGGGG
Above is a window of Micromonospora yangpuensis DNA encoding:
- a CDS encoding chorismate-binding protein, translated to MIDVPAAPVNCRHRLTEHTRWQWHLTDGGNPAGDLETFLAAHDLSLHDLTRPTTTHHHTRRTCGAALYVSAAAGAHLAHAPTGAPTPIPALPDIVAIVYHHTDTPTPPTNPTTRRPWTLGDWTPSWTPTTHAHAIDTVRTAISHGTVYQTNLVGHASAPYTGDPLPALTRLGALPGARYGGTLTGPGWALGCASPETLIEITGTRLTTRPIKGTRPATPTGRHDLLTSTKERAEHIMIVDLERNDLARVARTGTVTVDDLYAIRRWCNLWQAESTISATLADGLGLADLLRAICPGGSVTGAPKHAALHQIATLEPVGRGASMGALGWITPGHLDLGLTIRTAAADTHRLHLWAGGGITWHSDPTAEVAEAAAKAAPLRATLTTA